The DNA region GATCAAATCGGCGTAAGCCCCGCGTGGGGCACCCGCCGATCCCGTGCCCAGCAGCGCGTCCACGATCCCGGTGAACGCGCGGAAGTCCACGGCATCTCTGCCGTGGACCAGGGCCGGGATGCCGAGCGAAGCCGCAGCATCCCGCTGCAGCGCCGCCTCGCCGGCAAGCGTCGACGGCTCGGCGGCGTAGAGCAGCGTGACGCGCATGCCGGCGTCACGCAAATAGCGGGCGGCGGCTGCGCCGTCGCCGCCGTTGTTGCCCTTGCCCGCCAGAATGAGCCAGTGCTCCTGCCCCGCCGCTTCGGCCGGCAGAAGCTCATCCCCTGCCACAGGCGGCGGGCAGGCAGGGCCCAAGCCCCGAAGCGGCGCTGCGCCCGCTTCGAATGCGCCGGCGGGCGGACAGACGCCCCGCCGCACGGCCCCATCCGCAGCGCCATATTGCAGCGCTGCATCACTGGCCGCCGGGCCATGCGAGGCTTCCGCCATCCAACCGCTTCCGGCTTTCTTCTGAAAGCACAGCTTCAGCACTTCCTCCGCAATCACCCTGCCCGCATTCTCCATCAGCGCCACCGCCGGAATGCCGATCTTCTCGATCGTATGGCGGTCGAGCTCCCTCATTTGCTCCGATGATACAACATACATCTAAGCTCTCCCCTTCGCTTCGATATATCCTTGTGCTCCGGTTGTTGCACCTTATCACTCATTTATCGCTCATTGAACCGCTTGTCCCCTGGAACAACACATCAACGGTTGAAGCCTGTCTCCAAAGAATCAATGACCCCACATCTTCGATGCTGCTTTTATTGAAGCTTGTTCAACAAAACTTCTGCTGCAGAAAGCTTCAGGTGCGCCCAGTACTAGTACGCAACCGTGAAACGGGCCCGGATAAACTGCGGATCCTCCAGCTCGTCGATCAAAGCTACCGCATAATCCTCTGCGGATATGCGGCTTGCTCCGCTCTCGTCCGTCACCAGCCGGTCCATTCCGATCCGGAACTGGCCCGTGCGTTTCCCCGGCTCTATGATCGCCGCCGGGCTGACATATGTCCATTCAAGATCGCTCTGCGCGTACAGATCGTAAGCATCCGCATGGGCGCGGGCGAGCGTCCGGATCTCTTCAGGAAATTCGGGCGTCTCCATAAGCGGAACCCCGCTGTCCGTGATCAAGCTGCCTGCACCGCCGACGATGAGCAGACGGGATACGCCGCCGCGTCTTGTTCCTTCCACAATCGTGCGGGCCGCAGCGACCAGTTCTTCCTCCTGTCCGAATGACGGGCCGAAGGCGGAAATCACCGCGTCATGCCCCCGGATCGCCTCTTCCAGCGAGGCAGGGTCCATGACATCCGCCTTATGCTTTTTCAGCCGCTCATGCTCGGTGTCAAGCCCTTCCGGGTTGCGCATAATCGCCGTCACCTCATGGCCGCGGCGCAAAGCCTCCTCTGCAATTCGCCGCCCGATCGTGCCGCTTGCTCCTATCAATGCTATGTTCATTATTCATCGCTCCTTCAATTCACAATTATAGTACATTTCATTCGATCGAATGCGGAACATTCCATTCGCCGCCAAGCTTCATGAGCCAGGCAGCCGTAAGACGCAAAATGCGCCTTCTATTTACTTATCCCCAGTCAGCGGGGTTCAAACTCCCACCCTTTCATTTTTTCTCCAAATATAGCGACTATAGACCTATATAAAGCGTTATGTACATTTCCGATAGTAAACGTAAGTGCATAATTGCGAAATTTTATTGCATATAAAACCATTCGCCGCCCCGACAACGTTTCTTCGATTGTCGAAATTATGCTTGCTATTCTCGATCTTTATTAAAAGGAGCCATCCCACAATGAAAAAGCATGCCCTTCGCTTCCTGACCCTCTGTCTCGCTTGCGGATTGCTGCTGCTGACCGGCATGTCCGTCCACCCCGGGCCTGCGAAGGCACAGTCCCATCTCAAAGCCACCTGGTTGTGGTACACCCCCATGATAGAAAGCTCGGCTGATGATATTATCGGCTTCGCTTCCCGTCAAGGCGTCAATCTCATCTATCTCCAAATGAATCAAGATGTTCGTGCCGAGCATTACCGCAAATTCATCCGGCTGGCCGGGGAAAACGGAATTCAGGTGCATGTGCTCGGCGGCGCCCCGAAATGGGCCCTGGAATCGGAGCGTCACCGGATCGATACGTTCCTGAATTGGACCGCCGAATATCAGGTTGCTGCCGCTCCGGAAGAACGCTTCACCGGCATTCATGTCGATATCGAGCCGCATACGCTGCCTCAATGGAAAACGAACCGCGACTGGCTCGTTGAGCAGTGGCAATCCAATGTCCGCTATCTGGTCAGCCGGGGCCACTGCCTCGACCTGCCGGTCGGCGCGGATATTACGTTCTGGCTGCATACGTATAGCCTTCCGGATCAATCGATGACGATCAGCCGCTGGATGATCGGCCAGTTCGATCAAATCGCGATTATGGCTTATCGCGACTCCGCTGCGAACATCT from Paenibacillus ihbetae includes:
- a CDS encoding NAD(P)-dependent oxidoreductase: MNIALIGASGTIGRRIAEEALRRGHEVTAIMRNPEGLDTEHERLKKHKADVMDPASLEEAIRGHDAVISAFGPSFGQEEELVAAARTIVEGTRRGGVSRLLIVGGAGSLITDSGVPLMETPEFPEEIRTLARAHADAYDLYAQSDLEWTYVSPAAIIEPGKRTGQFRIGMDRLVTDESGASRISAEDYAVALIDELEDPQFIRARFTVAY